Below is a genomic region from Candidatus Methanoperedens sp..
TGCAAATCAATATTTTAAGGAAGTGCTTGGCGTTGAACTTGAACATATTCCGGTATCAAGACTCAAATGCGAGCATAGTTTCAGGAATAAGCAGTGCTCTATGGCTGATTGCAGGTTTTATGCAGGAAAGGTGCTTTAATATAGAAAATTGAACCGAGGTATAATGAATAAGAAAATTTATGAAATGCATGCGCAGATATGTAAAGTTTTCACAAGCCCAAAAAGGCTGGAGATAATAAACCTTCTCAGGGATGGAGAAAAAACCGTTAATGAACTGGCAGAACAGGCTGGCGTGCTCCAGGCAAACATTTCACAGCACCTCACCGTCCTGAGGCAGAATAA
It encodes:
- a CDS encoding winged helix-turn-helix transcriptional regulator, translated to MNRGIMNKKIYEMHAQICKVFTSPKRLEIINLLRDGEKTVNELAEQAGVLQANISQHLTVLRQNNVVTTRRDGANVYYKIANPKILQAFDLMREVLLEKLAENEKLAKRLS